The window CCTAAATTATTTAATCAACAAGAAACCAGCTCAGTCACTTGTACTTGTAATTATTTTGAAGATAGTAGAAATGTTGGCATTATTTCTGTAATTTCAGGAGCTCATTTCCAGTTCTGTCCAGATTCTAGAATCGATCTCACCTCGGAGTAGGAGGAATTAGGGATGCAacagggccaggttgggctgggcttcttaaaaccctagcctaaCCCTTACTCCCCTTAActaggcccaaacccgccctaaccctgactcagggccgcaaaacttcaacccaggccctacccttcagggtttAGCCCAACCCTTATCGGCcctaattggccctgatttttcagggttaGGTTGGGATGACCCTGACCTTGATTGACCCTAagcctaaccctaaccctacaaaatatgaaataacttaaaaataaaaaatattcataataaagaggagataaaaaacatAAAGTTATAAATTACTTGTTATGAAGAGAAcctcctaaagcaaacattcaaataatACAAGTAACTCTAACtattatgataaacaaagaagagatcatcctaagaaagtaaTTAatgcaaaaaatttcaattatgtatcatgacaaacaaagagatcatcaaattacaagaaaactggatctccacttgatgagagtgaaaaaaaaaaaaaaacttcaggtTCAAGGAACAAGATTGGTAGAAAATGATTTTCTATCAATTTTCACTgtactaaatatatatatatatatatatattgataacaAAAGTCGATAATAAATATTCATATCAATAATTACATATTGATTTAAGatggtaatttaaaaaaatatattaattatttttcattttattaataataattactagaatagattttttttttttgtacaaaaaagaaaagagatcttttttattggtataaaaggtaagagagatcggtgagattgTGAGAatatatattaggagttttgaggtatgaatgacttaatgtaaaataatatctaaaattaggttaaaatcaCGGTCACAACTAGGGTCATAACCAGGGTCAACAACAAGGGAAAAATCAGGGCTGGGTAGGGCAAAACCAAGGACAAAAGTCAAGGTAAAACAAAATCAAGGTTGGATTCAGGGCGGgctgggcgggccaaagacatcaacccttacccgccctgaccctgactcagggtcagaaatttcagggccGGATCAGCCcttagggccaaaatttttgaatcGGTACTTGTTCGGGATTAGGGAGGGCCAAGGACGGATCTGGACTGTcggggccaaacttgcacccgtTGGAAGAATGTAGGATCTCCTCTGCTTCAGCCTTCAAGTGGTCGTTGCCGTAATTAAAAGGTAACAGGAGGGCTAAAATGAGGAAAAAGTTCCCATGTTTAGGACAAATGGATGTAGATTTCAGAAAGTTCTCATCATAAATTCCTAGTGTTTGTTGGTCTTCTTGTCGTGTTTCCCCGTTCGCCATACGAGAATGGAGGAGACACGAGAACACTATAAATGGTGGAAACCCCCTGACTACCCTCcgctctctctgtctctggtttcgttttcttcttttttctctttttgttacCTTCTGATAGATCTCGTCATCCCCCATCTGGCTTCTCATCCCTTCAACTTATTAAGAGATTCATAGCCCGTGATCTGAAGGATGCGACCAGGCCGGAGAATCCGAGAAGGCTCCTGGAAATCGAGTCCAAGACCCCATTTCTTCAAGATAATCGTCAAAGCAAGTCTCGAAAGTGAAGAGcttgtaagtctctctctcactctctttctgGGTTTTCAGATTTCACTTACTGAGCAGGTCcaaaccaaatctattactaGATGGATCACCACTTCACACTTGCAgaagaaattattttattaatgttTGAACATTATGGTGGGTTTCGCAGATTATCCCAAAAGAGTTCACAAGGCAATACGCAAAGAAACTAGCTGATGTTGCAGTCCTCGAGGTACCCACTGGGAGAAAGTGGAGAGTAGAAGTCAAGAAAGTCGATGGATCAGTGAGGTTTCAAAATGGCTGGCGGGGTTTCCTAGAATATCACTCGATTTCTGTTGGTCACTTCCTCCTGTTCAGATACGATGGCAAATCGACTTTCTCTGTCTTTATATTCAATCAGGGCGCTTGTGAGATAGATTATCCAAGTGACACTCATGACGATCTTGAAGAATCTAGTCTTCACACTGAATGCTTGATCCCTgtaaagaaagaaccagaggaagaggatCCTGTCGAACCCTTACCTGCTCTTCCTTCAATTCAGCATCTGCCTTCTTCTGTGGAAGAGGTTCTGGACAAAGCCCAAGAGCTACAGAGTACTAAAAGAAGAGGGAGACCAAGAAAAAAGCGCCATTCATTCCAGCCTCTGCCTCCTTCCGCGGAAGAGGTTCTCGACGAAGCCAAAGAGCTACAGATTAGTAAAAGAGGGAGACCAAGAAAAGGTAGTTCTTCTCAAAAGCAGCAGAGAGACAGAAATCATCAGGAACTTAGAGAATTACGTGATGGAAGTGGACTAAATGAAATCAAAGTTGAAGAAGAACCCTTCTGTGCTTTTCCTTCATCACTGCCTCTGCCTTCTTCCGCGGAAGAGATTCTCGACAAAGCCCAAGAGTTACGGATTTCTAAAAGAGGGAGACCAAGAAAAAATAGTTCTGAAAGAAAGCAGACGAGAAACAGAAAGCATCAGGAACTTAGAGAATTGGGTGATGGAAGTGGTATAAATGGGATCAAAGCCAAAGGTCCTATCTTTGATGCTGAGAATGAAATGGAAGCGATTGAGGTTTCTTCCGATAATCCTAACAATGAAACAAGCATGTCTACGTCGACAGAGGATCCTGTGGAACCCTTGTCTGCCTTTCCTTCATTCCTGCCTCTGCCTTCTTCCGCAGAAGAGGTTATCGAAAAAGCCCAAGAGCAAGAGTTACAGAAAACTAAAAGAAGAGGGAGACCAAGAAAAAAGCAACGTTCATTCAAGCATCTGCCTTTTTCCGTGGAAAAGATTCTCGACAGAGCCCAAGAGCTACAGATTGTTaaaagagaatttgatgatGGAATTAGACTAAATGGAATCAAAGACAAAGGTCCTATCTTTGATGCTGAGAGTGAAATGGAAGCGATTGAGGTTTCTTCGGATAATCATAACAATGAAACAAGAATGTCTACTTCAACAGTGAATTCCTCACTTAGCATGGATGCTCAATATCAGAATACAGATGCAGACAATTCTCTACCTTTTGTTCCACTTCCTTCTTATGGAGATGCAAGTCTTCGGTTCAATGGGAGTGAACCTTCAGCACCTGCTAACCAGGTTAAATCTAATTGTTTGGAGCAAGAATGTAGAAGCAAAGATTTTACAGCAAGGGACAGTACTTCAGCTGCTGAACCTGGTAATCTTTTAAAACCAGGtgctattttcatatttttttaaataatttatttaaagaaaaaaaaaatactgaaaggCAGGAGACAAGCCAAATTAGTGAGAAACTAAGAGGCACCAGAACATCCTTAGACAAGGCAAAGCGAAAGAAAATACATGGTCCATATGGTCAACCACAAATTAAGCATTCCATTCCATGGAGCAAAAGTAACTCTGTCCATAATAGAAATAATGGCCACCcaaatcatcatttttttcGTGGCATTTCAAAGATTCCTTAGAGTCATGCAGAAGGCAGGATGAAGGAGGTTGTGAGTCAGAAATGCGAAGGAAAGGAGATTCCAAGATTGGATCCACAATGGCATCACTTAACTTAGACTCAGAATGATCCTCTAAAGAAGCAACTGATAAGCTATCAGCTTCAGGATTCACTTTGCATTTAGGGACCACTCCAGGAGGATGGAAAGAGGCATAATAGAGTCTCCCTcactttgcctttttttttttttttNNNNNNNNNNNNNNNNNNNNttttttttttgaattaatatatattaaaacaagacaagaagagaagaatgtaGAGCACCCAAGGGGGAAGAAAGGGGAGAGGAGGCTGTTGGAGAGCCAGGGACAGCCAtcaagggaaagggaaagggaNNNNNNNNNNNNNNNNNNNNGGGGGGGAAAGAGAATAGAAGAGAGGAgtccccaggagacaacaattaGCCTGTTCCTTAGGGAGGAGGGAACACGTCGGGGATCTTGGAgctgacataaaaaaaaaaaaagatggcattccaaatcatCTCCAAAGAGCGGGAGTTGGAGGACCATCTAATCTAGTTATGGTTTATGTTGGTACAAAAGGCAAGTTTGCCCACCACATCACAAATTGAAGAACCGGAAAAACTCATGTCAACCCGGATCCATTCCCTACAAAAACCGAAGATACATCTAGGGGTAGGCCAAAACCTTGAGGACTCTTCTCTATATGGAGAGGGCAAAAGGGCAACTAAAGAAGAGTTGATCGGAATCTTCAaagccattccaacaaaggcaacaaGAAGAGAGGACAGGGATGTGCCTAGAGAGGAGGAAGGATTGAGTGGGAAGGCAATTGGAAAGAGCTCTCCAGGCTGTGAAACTATGGCGGGGGATGATTGAATAGGATTTTGGTC is drawn from Macadamia integrifolia cultivar HAES 741 chromosome 7, SCU_Mint_v3, whole genome shotgun sequence and contains these coding sequences:
- the LOC122084645 gene encoding uncharacterized protein LOC122084645 isoform X2 yields the protein MRPGRRIREGSWKSSPRPHFFKIIVKASLESEELIIPKEFTRQYAKKLADVAVLEVPTGRKWRVEVKKVDGSVRFQNGWRGFLEYHSISVGHFLLFRYDGKSTFSVFIFNQGACEIDYPSDTHDDLEESSLHTECLIPVKKEPEEEDPVEPLPALPSIQHLPSSVEEVLDKAQELQSTKRRGRPRKKRHSFQPLPPSAEEVLDEAKELQISKRGRPRKGSSSQKQQRDRNHQELRELRDGSGLNEIKVEEEPFCAFPSSLPLPSSAEEILDKAQELRISKRGRPRKNSSERKQTRNRKHQELRELGDGSGINGIKAKGPIFDAENEMEAIEVSSDNPNNETSMSTSTEDPVEPLSAFPSFLPLPSSAEEVIEKAQEQELQKTKRRGRPRKKQRSFKHLPFSVEKILDRAQELQIVKREFDDGIRLNGIKDKGPIFDAESEMEAIEVSSDNHNNETRMSTSTVNSSLSMDAQYQNTDADNSLPFVPLPSYGDASLRFNGSEPSAPANQVKSNCLEQECRSKDFTARDSTSAAEPGKHIDSSLTKHEENVSMRSSRRNERLVTASKRVVMNQQKEKAICAAQMFKTKNPSIMIIMKPSYVYKGKVLNFPKNFAKKYLNEGLHNVKVSVSDGRTWMVRCSINQRKAMITGGWAKFVRDNELKAGDCCVFEVSKAKGMELKISIFRVVEEAEPEFK
- the LOC122084645 gene encoding uncharacterized protein LOC122084645 isoform X1; amino-acid sequence: MRPGRRIREGSWKSSPRPHFFKIIVKASLESEELIIPKEFTRQYAKKLADVAVLEVPTGRKWRVEVKKVDGSVRFQNGWRGFLEYHSISVGHFLLFRYDGKSTFSVFIFNQGACEIDYPSDTHDDLEESSLHTECLIPVKKEPEEEDPVEPLPALPSIQHLPSSVEEVLDKAQELQSTKRRGRPRKKRHSFQPLPPSAEEVLDEAKELQISKRGRPRKGSSSQKQQRDRNHQELRELRDGSGLNEIKVEEEPFCAFPSSLPLPSSAEEILDKAQELRISKRGRPRKNSSERKQTRNRKHQELRELGDGSGINGIKAKGPIFDAENEMEAIEVSSDNPNNETSMSTSTEDPVEPLSAFPSFLPLPSSAEEVIEKAQEQELQKTKRRGRPRKKQRSFKHLPFSVEKILDRAQELQIVKREFDDGIRLNGIKDKGPIFDAESEMEAIEVSSDNHNNETRMSTSTVNSSLSMDAQYQNTDADNSLPFVPLPSYGDASLRFNGSEPSAPANQVKSNCLEQECRSKDFTARDSTSAAEPDAGKHIDSSLTKHEENVSMRSSRRNERLVTASKRVVMNQQKEKAICAAQMFKTKNPSIMIIMKPSYVYKGKVLNFPKNFAKKYLNEGLHNVKVSVSDGRTWMVRCSINQRKAMITGGWAKFVRDNELKAGDCCVFEVSKAKGMELKISIFRVVEEAEPEFK
- the LOC122084645 gene encoding uncharacterized protein LOC122084645 isoform X3 gives rise to the protein MRPGRRIREGSWKSSPRPHFFKIIVKASLESEELIIPKEFTRQYAKKLADVAVLEVPTGRKWRVEVKKVDGSVRFQNGWRGFLEYHSISVGHFLLFRYDGKSTFSVFIFNQGACEIDYPSDTHDDLEESSLHTECLIPVKKEPEEEDPVEPLPALPSIQHLPSSVEEVLDKAQELQSTKRRGRPRKKRHSFQPLPPSAEEVLDEAKELQISKRGRPRKGSSSQKQQRDRNHQELRELRDGSGLNEIKVEEEPFCAFPSSLPLPSSAEEILDKAQELRISKRGRPRKNSSERKQTRNRKHQELRELGDGSGINGIKAKGPIFDAENEMEAIEVSSDNPNNETSMSTSTEDPVEPLSAFPSFLPLPSSAEEVIEKAQEQELQKTKRRGRPRKKQRSFKHLPFSVEKILDRAQELQIVKREFDDGIRLNGIKDKGPIFDAESEMEAIEVSSDNHNNETRMSTSTVNSSLSMDAQYQNTDADNSLPFVPLPSYGDASLRFNGSEPSAPANQVKSNCLEQECRSKDFTARDSTSAAEPDAGKHIDSSLTKHEENVSMRSSRRNERLVTASKRVVMNQQKEKAICAAQMFKTKNPSIMIIMKPSYVYKGKNFPKNFAKKYLNEGLHNVKVSVSDGRTWMVRCSINQRKAMITGGWAKFVRDNELKAGDCCVFEVSKAKGMELKISIFRVVEEAEPEFK